The proteins below are encoded in one region of Leptospira montravelensis:
- a CDS encoding sensor histidine kinase, translating to MNTLIGKLGIRRLLNLGVTEDLSLESSVRVQLSNLVALLGIFSNIQYSVFFAIAGAPHYLFMNLIHVIVISVLVYILYLNTKKKYFLSRIILVFTISVPLFLVSTISFGTSGGFYYYFLMFAIVPFVIFPYEEKWWILFVFLMNTVFYLWFEFLGKPGVFAKGTLLYYKEVQDLFRINSVISCLSFVALFMFYFLRNINRIQKEMIRINDHKDRIFSILAHDLKGPIGTMSTFLGYLTNSLPEREELIFALKELKKSANQTFVVLENLLDWVRNETKKTQCNPNQLNLSVIIKNAIDILNMQAAEKGIHIETKISDEHFVFCDERMTATVLRNILSNAIKYSHPNGKIRIEAKAISPFMEICFEDNGVGMTEDLLEKIIEGKRFTSRFGTVGEKGTGLGLLVCIELLKEQDGSLRVKSNPKEGTKITIQLPLVN from the coding sequence ATGAATACATTGATTGGAAAATTGGGAATTCGTCGACTACTCAATTTAGGAGTCACTGAAGATTTGAGTTTGGAATCTTCAGTTCGTGTTCAACTTTCCAATTTAGTTGCATTATTAGGAATTTTTTCAAACATTCAGTATTCCGTTTTTTTTGCCATTGCAGGCGCTCCTCATTACCTGTTCATGAATTTGATTCATGTAATCGTTATCTCGGTGTTAGTTTATATATTATATTTGAATACTAAGAAAAAGTATTTTTTATCCCGTATCATTTTAGTATTCACAATTTCCGTCCCATTGTTTTTGGTTTCTACCATTAGTTTTGGAACGTCTGGCGGTTTTTATTACTACTTTCTAATGTTTGCGATTGTTCCGTTTGTGATTTTTCCTTACGAGGAGAAATGGTGGATTCTTTTTGTTTTCCTTATGAACACTGTCTTTTATCTTTGGTTTGAGTTTTTAGGGAAACCAGGTGTGTTTGCCAAAGGAACTCTTTTATATTATAAAGAAGTTCAAGATTTATTTCGTATCAATTCAGTTATTTCATGTTTGTCTTTTGTTGCCTTATTTATGTTTTATTTTTTAAGAAATATCAATCGAATCCAAAAAGAAATGATTCGTATCAATGATCATAAGGACAGAATTTTTTCCATTTTGGCTCACGATTTAAAAGGTCCCATTGGAACTATGAGTACATTTTTAGGATATCTTACAAATTCTTTACCAGAAAGGGAAGAGTTGATTTTTGCTTTAAAAGAACTTAAAAAAAGTGCAAACCAAACTTTTGTGGTGTTAGAAAATTTACTCGATTGGGTTCGGAATGAAACTAAAAAGACCCAATGTAATCCTAATCAATTAAATTTATCTGTGATAATAAAAAATGCAATTGATATTCTAAATATGCAGGCAGCAGAAAAAGGAATTCATATTGAAACTAAAATTTCGGATGAACATTTTGTGTTTTGTGATGAACGAATGACTGCGACTGTCCTACGCAATATTTTATCCAATGCGATAAAATATTCTCATCCAAATGGAAAGATAAGGATCGAGGCAAAAGCCATTTCCCCATTTATGGAAATTTGTTTTGAAGACAATGGTGTAGGAATGACCGAAGATCTATTAGAAAAAATTATCGAAGGGAAAAGGTTTACATCTCGCTTTGGAACTGTCGGTGAGAAAGGAACAGGACTTGGGCTCCTTGTTTGTATTGAGTTATTGAAAGAACAAGACGGTTCTCTTCGAGTGAAAAGTAATCCCAAAGAAGGGACAAAAATCACTATCCAACTTCCACTCGTAAATTAA
- a CDS encoding PP2C family protein-serine/threonine phosphatase, whose protein sequence is MKILLLVAFLSSSAIFSEVVSLESGWTFQQDGESVAKPVLVGIPLIEQGYKVPFRGKYRLKIFVPFLPEYSMAIYMDRIHSADQTFWNGKSIGTTGSFTPNYYPYWHKVRYYEIPISLLKQGENELIVDVECRETQFRCGLFRSVPIFGKQDQIKDKMVFEDVYQILIAALFFGIFLQQAIGYALNRSSKSGLYLAGTAILFVGWRLPVLNKIHFMMVPPEVLVRLLFFCQFVFPVFIMLFVHTLFDRRLTKLAVVTFFLDVVLGIIQLFPMNPDSRFYLVYIWYVLLAIKVPILVQLLAKNYNKTAEAIVVSLGALVATFFGIADVITDVITGKNSYLTQYGILTFLFTGVFAIALQSARTRKELRNLNESLEMLVTLRTQELHKQFKLLHDDLVIAAGLQSKLIPPMEFEHHSLSVASVFMPMEKIGGDYFDYYIHEDSSISFLLCDVLGHGIAAALIASMLKVNFLEIAPKEKDPGSFLLELNQKMLPVVEKNYITAVACHFDLERSIMKYSVMGHPSPYIMNIVSQTVAPLIGRGPIMGWKKDVLVETFSRKLEPGDRFFFYTDGITESQNKLRELYGEFRLKGQLVDGLNLSIHDLNEKIKKDIRKFAFRLSDDVTYFTIDIK, encoded by the coding sequence ATGAAAATCCTTTTGTTAGTTGCCTTCTTATCTTCATCCGCAATTTTTTCAGAGGTGGTATCGTTAGAGTCAGGTTGGACATTCCAACAAGACGGTGAATCAGTCGCCAAACCAGTGCTTGTCGGTATTCCGTTGATTGAACAAGGATACAAAGTTCCATTTCGCGGAAAGTATAGGCTTAAAATTTTTGTACCCTTCCTTCCTGAATATTCAATGGCCATTTATATGGATCGTATTCATTCAGCTGACCAAACTTTTTGGAATGGAAAATCGATAGGTACTACGGGAAGTTTTACACCAAATTATTATCCGTATTGGCACAAAGTTCGGTATTATGAAATTCCTATATCACTTTTGAAACAAGGAGAAAATGAATTAATTGTAGATGTGGAATGTCGTGAAACACAGTTTAGGTGTGGTTTGTTCCGATCAGTTCCTATTTTTGGAAAACAAGATCAAATTAAAGACAAAATGGTTTTTGAGGATGTATACCAAATTTTAATCGCAGCTTTGTTCTTTGGAATTTTTTTGCAACAAGCGATAGGTTATGCCTTAAATCGATCTTCTAAATCTGGTTTATACTTAGCTGGTACTGCGATTCTTTTTGTGGGTTGGCGATTACCAGTTTTAAATAAAATTCATTTTATGATGGTTCCTCCGGAAGTTTTGGTCAGGTTATTGTTTTTTTGTCAGTTTGTGTTCCCCGTCTTTATCATGTTATTTGTCCATACGCTTTTCGATAGGCGACTAACGAAACTCGCTGTTGTGACATTTTTTTTAGATGTAGTTCTTGGTATCATTCAATTGTTCCCTATGAATCCAGATAGTCGATTTTATTTGGTATATATTTGGTATGTTCTTCTTGCGATAAAAGTGCCAATCCTTGTCCAATTGTTGGCAAAAAATTATAATAAAACTGCAGAAGCAATCGTTGTTTCTCTTGGTGCTCTTGTAGCAACATTTTTTGGAATTGCCGATGTAATTACTGATGTAATCACAGGAAAAAATAGTTATTTAACTCAGTATGGAATTTTGACTTTTTTATTTACAGGAGTTTTTGCCATCGCTTTACAAAGTGCACGGACAAGAAAAGAACTTCGTAATTTAAATGAATCTTTGGAAATGCTTGTCACACTTCGTACGCAAGAGTTACACAAACAATTTAAATTATTACATGATGATTTAGTAATCGCAGCGGGATTGCAGTCTAAGTTAATTCCGCCAATGGAATTTGAGCACCATTCTCTTAGTGTTGCATCAGTTTTTATGCCAATGGAAAAAATCGGTGGAGATTATTTTGATTACTACATACATGAAGATTCTTCCATAAGTTTTTTGTTATGTGATGTTTTAGGTCATGGCATTGCCGCTGCTCTTATTGCCAGTATGTTAAAGGTGAATTTTTTAGAGATTGCTCCGAAAGAAAAAGACCCTGGTTCCTTTTTATTAGAACTTAATCAAAAGATGTTACCTGTTGTTGAAAAAAATTATATCACTGCGGTAGCCTGCCACTTTGATTTAGAGAGATCTATTATGAAATATTCAGTAATGGGTCATCCTAGTCCTTATATAATGAATATTGTTTCTCAAACTGTGGCTCCTCTTATAGGAAGGGGACCAATTATGGGATGGAAAAAAGATGTTTTAGTAGAAACATTTTCCCGTAAACTCGAGCCTGGGGATCGTTTCTTTTTTTATACTGACGGAATTACGGAGAGCCAGAATAAACTTCGGGAATTGTACGGAGAATTTCGGCTTAAGGGTCAGTTAGTCGATGGTTTAAATCTTTCCATTCACGATTTGAATGAAAAAATCAAAAAGGATATTCGAAAATTTGCATTTCGTTTGTCAGATGACGTAACATACTTTACGATCGATATCAAATGA
- the perRA gene encoding peroxide-responsive transcriptional repressor PerRA yields MDLSYQKTKELLESHGIRPTSQRLEMAHLLLERHQHLFAEEVFHLVNSHFPHASRATIFNNLKLFAEKGMLGTLELKSGVTHFDSNIGPHHHALHEETGEITDVEMSEELESKVLEELKESYFRKTGKKLDAAKLVITLRGK; encoded by the coding sequence ATGGATTTAAGTTACCAAAAAACCAAAGAACTCCTCGAATCTCACGGGATTCGACCGACTTCTCAAAGATTGGAAATGGCGCACTTGCTTTTGGAACGCCACCAACACCTCTTTGCAGAAGAAGTATTTCATTTGGTCAATTCCCACTTCCCACATGCATCAAGGGCTACCATTTTTAATAACCTGAAACTTTTTGCAGAAAAAGGAATGCTCGGAACTTTGGAATTAAAAAGTGGAGTTACCCATTTTGATTCAAACATAGGCCCTCACCATCATGCTCTCCATGAAGAAACGGGAGAGATTACCGACGTGGAAATGAGTGAAGAACTTGAATCAAAAGTTCTAGAGGAACTCAAAGAAAGTTATTTTAGAAAGACGGGAAAAAAACTGGATGCTGCAAAACTTGTCATCACTTTAAGAGGAAAATAA
- a CDS encoding ketopantoate reductase family protein, giving the protein MLTTYPSIAISGIGSVTITIVQSLYQNKIPFQILCRNQTRFLSLKNSPIGFQGPNGKLVQFELTDHLTMIQDNQEKFDYIFIGCKNQNLSEYLEETKSLLKPNGKWILIQNGIPEQQFKSYKNKIIGGVVGWNTQTLSNHTYYQSNVGSLILGDVTGTKPDPLWNQILSPYIPVVLTDKLSGYRWHKLAINSIINGLAASKQLSLGELFLNRKSRSEALETLTEIKLLMNQLQIKEQVVPGSFSIQKLGEGPGSLPRWISHLILILLGLKYFKIRTSMVQDLDARRKTEIEFINGEVVKTAKELGIPVPRNEWIVLKVKELEESNNTR; this is encoded by the coding sequence ATGTTAACTACTTATCCTTCCATTGCGATTAGTGGGATTGGTTCTGTAACCATAACTATCGTTCAATCACTTTATCAAAACAAAATTCCGTTTCAAATCTTGTGTCGAAATCAAACAAGATTTTTATCATTAAAAAATAGTCCTATTGGTTTTCAAGGCCCGAATGGAAAATTGGTTCAATTCGAATTGACAGATCACCTAACGATGATTCAAGATAACCAAGAAAAATTTGATTATATTTTCATCGGTTGTAAAAATCAGAATCTCTCCGAATACTTGGAAGAAACAAAATCACTTCTAAAACCTAATGGAAAATGGATTTTGATTCAAAATGGAATCCCCGAACAACAATTCAAATCCTATAAAAATAAAATCATAGGAGGAGTTGTTGGATGGAATACCCAAACCTTATCTAATCATACTTATTACCAATCTAATGTCGGTAGTTTAATTCTTGGTGATGTCACCGGTACCAAACCCGATCCGCTATGGAACCAAATACTTTCCCCTTACATACCTGTGGTTTTGACAGACAAACTTAGTGGATATAGGTGGCATAAATTAGCGATTAATTCCATCATCAATGGACTTGCAGCATCAAAGCAGCTAAGTTTAGGTGAACTATTTCTAAACCGAAAGTCAAGATCGGAAGCATTGGAAACGCTTACTGAAATAAAATTATTGATGAACCAATTGCAAATCAAAGAACAAGTGGTCCCCGGATCTTTCTCTATTCAAAAATTAGGCGAAGGCCCAGGTTCCCTACCTAGATGGATTTCCCATTTGATCTTGATTTTACTTGGATTAAAATACTTCAAGATTCGCACCTCTATGGTTCAAGATTTAGATGCTAGAAGAAAAACAGAAATTGAATTTATTAATGGGGAAGTTGTAAAAACTGCGAAAGAGTTAGGAATTCCTGTACCTAGAAATGAATGGATTGTTCTTAAAGTCAAAGAGTTGGAAGAAAGTAACAATACAAGATAG
- a CDS encoding winged helix-turn-helix transcriptional regulator, producing MTKEPKRTSQEMTKKAGQWTFLSNHAHVLICLSKDPDMRLKDVALLVGITERAVQAIVKDLVDAKILEKSKDGRRNQYIIQTEQKLRHPLEANHSILELLRLGK from the coding sequence ATGACTAAAGAACCCAAAAGAACATCGCAAGAAATGACTAAAAAAGCAGGTCAATGGACCTTTCTTTCAAACCATGCTCATGTTTTGATATGTTTGAGCAAGGATCCAGACATGCGGTTAAAAGATGTTGCCTTGTTGGTTGGAATCACGGAGAGAGCAGTTCAAGCCATAGTCAAAGATTTGGTGGATGCTAAAATTTTAGAGAAAAGTAAAGACGGACGACGTAACCAATATATCATCCAAACAGAACAAAAATTACGCCATCCCTTAGAAGCAAATCATTCCATTTTAGAACTTTTACGTTTAGGAAAATAA
- a CDS encoding motility protein, whose product MKKFLVYSLGAFYIIAGTNHFFSPEFYLEMMPDYLPFHELLNVTSGLAEITLGSLVLYERMRYMASFGIILLLLAIYPANINMLLTALDGKDYGVPIWALYARLPFQFLFIYWAWLVRNYKWTNETT is encoded by the coding sequence ATGAAAAAATTTCTCGTGTATTCTCTCGGGGCTTTCTACATAATCGCTGGAACCAACCATTTCTTTTCTCCAGAATTTTATTTAGAAATGATGCCAGACTATCTGCCTTTCCACGAACTTTTAAATGTCACGAGTGGGCTCGCTGAAATTACCTTAGGTTCTCTGGTTCTTTATGAAAGAATGCGATATATGGCTAGTTTTGGAATCATCCTTCTTTTACTCGCCATCTATCCTGCAAATATAAATATGCTTTTAACGGCCTTGGACGGAAAAGATTATGGAGTTCCTATTTGGGCTTTGTATGCTCGGTTGCCATTCCAATTTTTATTCATTTATTGGGCATGGTTAGTAAGAAATTATAAATGGACAAATGAAACAACCTAA